Below is a window of Flavobacterium sp. N2820 DNA.
AAGTAGGAATCTTCTTGGTGCTCCGAAATAATTTCATATTCATATCTTCTAAACGTTTGAATAATATCATTCAATCCGCTTTGACTAATTTTTACAGTAATTTCTACTTTCCCATTGGCAATGTTGGAAATAAATAATCCCAAAATTTTTGCGTTATTGCTCTCAACAATTTGTGCCACTTGGCTCATTGAAAATTTATCTACTTCTTTTTCTACGATAATTATACCTCCTTCTTCTTTTAAAAATGGAGTTTCATGTAAAAAACGGATTACATCTTCTAGTTCATAATAACCTAAATAGTTGTTTTTATCGTCTAAAACAGGTAATAAATTGGCTTCGTTCTTTGCGAAAACTTCTAAAACATCAAGCCAAATCATGGTTGAACGTACAAAAAAACGCTCAAA
It encodes the following:
- a CDS encoding CBS domain-containing protein, whose translation is MNSLVSYINNEIKPIKHTDSIAEAQDVFIDFPYSHFPVTEDGVYIGCVSKDAVEFLNTDAKVNDSRFNFERFFVRSTMIWLDVLEVFAKNEANLLPVLDDKNNYLGYYELEDVIRFLHETPFLKEEGGIIIVEKEVDKFSMSQVAQIVESNNAKILGLFISNIANGKVEITVKISQSGLNDIIQTFRRYEYEIISEHQEDSYLNSLKERSDYLDKYLNI